A region from the Vicia villosa cultivar HV-30 ecotype Madison, WI linkage group LG3, Vvil1.0, whole genome shotgun sequence genome encodes:
- the LOC131593207 gene encoding putative disease resistance RPP13-like protein 1 → MAATMIGSAFLSATVQTLVQKLASKEFLDYITNTKLDLSLLKQIRLTLLTLQPLLDAAEEKQINIPSVKDWLDGLKDAVYDAEDLLNQISYDSLRCQMENTQPAIKTKQVWNFLSSPFKNIYGEINSQMKDMCETLKLFAQHKDIVSLQIKSVRVSHRRPSSSMVNESVMVGRKDDKEIIMNMLVSENGTRKKNIEVVAILGMGGVGKTTLAQLAYNDEKVEDHFDLKAWACVSEDFDVFRVTKTLLESVTSKTWETNNLDFLRVELKRNLRDRRFFVVLDDLWNDSYIDWDELVSPLISGKTGSRVIITTRQEKVAINAHTFPIHKLDPLSDEESWSLLSKHAFGGTEFCETKCRNLEAIGRKIARRCGGLPIAAKTLGGLLRSKLDTKEWIEVLNNDIWKLQNDNIVPALLLSYQYLSSQLKSCFSYCSIFPKDYPLDRKQLVLLWMAEGFLDHSQDDKTMEEVGDECFTELISRSLIQQLHNDSSGQTFVLHDLVNDLATAVSGKSCYRLEFGAKSYENVRYLSYNQERCDTFKKFKNFYQFKCLRSFIAIDFRGWKEYYLSRKVVDDLLPTFARLRVLSLSRYVNITMLPDTIDNLVQLRYLDLSLTNITSLPDTICNLYYLQTLILSWCSKLKELPEHIGKLINLRHLYIDMTSIIEMPKQIAKLENLQTLTVFVVGKKNIGLSVKELGMFPMLRGKLFIKNLQNVIDVMEASDTNLKRKEHIEELTLQWGEEVDDSLKVKEVLSKLQPSPTLKKLSIDLYGGTSFPSWLGDPSFSNMVSLCIDNCVNCTTLPPLGQLPSLKDLKIARMTILKTIGQEFYGMVAGGSNSPFQPFSSLEKLVIEEMSNLEEWYPFQGSIFPFLRLKNLELFYCPKLRGHLPSQLPSIEKIEMDGCDHLLATPPTQHWLSSIKKIYIVGDSNSESNTEWTECSLLGSDCPCLLQEIDITSCHMIKSVPKMVINSTCLQQLTLHGISSLTAFPTNGLPSSLQSLDIGECENLTFLPPETWSNYTSLVSLHLDNSCNSLTSFPLNCFPMLQNLSISKCRSLESIFISKTSSCSLSTLKSFYVNDCETLRSLPQRMDTLTALENIFLCNLPNLNLSLCEGAFLPPSLQSIAVDSVRVTKPVTEWGLHGLTALSLLYIKGDDIVNMLLKESLLPISLVNLEITNLSEMKFLEGNGLRHLSSLEGLYLYHCSELVSVSEKIFPSSLKILYFEDCPKLESLPEDSLPPSLEHLFIRDCPLLEERYKRKEHWSKIAHIPVIRINDQVTI, encoded by the coding sequence ATGGCTGCAACTATGATAGGAAGTGCTTTCCTCTCTGCAACTGTTCAGACCTTAGTTCAGAAACTTGCTTCCAAAGAGTTTCTTGATTACATCACAAACACCAAGCTAGATCTCTCACTCTTGAAACAGATAAGGCTAACACTTCTCACTCTTCAACCTCTCTTAGATGCTGCAGAGGAGAAGCAAATCAACATTCCTTCTGTCAAAGACTGGCTTGATGGCTTGAAAGATGCTGTTTACGATGCTGAAGATCTGCTCAACCAAATCAGCTATGATTCCCTTCGATGCCAGATGGAGAACACGCAACCTGCAATCAAAACTAAACAGGTGTGGAACTTCCTTTCTTCTCCTTTTAAAAATATCTATGGAGAGATCAATTCCCAAATGAAAGATATGTGTGAAACCCTGAAACTTTTTGCACAACATAAAGATATTGTTAGTTTGCAAATTAAAAGTGTCAGAGTTTCTCATAGGCGACCTTCAAGTTCTATGGTCAATGAATCTGTCATGGTTGGTAGAAAAGATGACAAAGAGATAATAATGAACATGTTGGTATCAGAAAATGGCACTAGAAAGAAAAATATAGAGGTTGTTGCAATTTTAGGTATGGGAGGTGTCGGAAAAACAACACTTGCACAACTTGCTTACAATGATGAAAAAGTTGAAGATCACTTTGATCTTAAAGCATGGGCTTGTGTATCGGAGGATTTTGATGTTTTTAGAGTAACCAAAACCCTCCTTGAATCTGTTACTTCAAAAACATGGGAAACCAATAATCTTGATTTTCTTCGAGTTGAGTTAAAGAGAAATTTGAGGGATAGGAGATTTTTCGTTGTGTTGGATGACTTATGGAATGACAGTTATATTGATTGGGATGAACTTGTATCTCCGTTGATTAGTGGAAAAACTGGAAGCAGAGTGATCATCACAACACGCCAAGAAAAAGTGGCAATTAATGCACACACATTTCCTATTCATAAATTAGATCCTCTATCGGATGAAGAAAGTTGGTCTTTACTCTCCAAACATGCATTTGGAGGCACAGAGTTTTGTGAAACTAAATGTCGAAACCTAGAAGCAATTGGCAGGAAGATTGCAAGAAGGTGTGGTGGATTGCCAATAGCTGCAAAAACACTTGGAGGTCTACTCCGTTCAAAATTAGATACTAAAGAATGGATTGAAGTTCTGAACAACGACATATGGAAGTTACAAAATGATAACATTGTGCCTGCATTGCTCCTGAGTTATCAATATCTTTCCTCTCAATTGAAAAGTTGTTTTTCTTATTGTTCTATTTTTCCAAAGGACTACCCACTTGATAGGAAGCAATTGGTTTTGTTATGGATGGCAGAAGGCTTCCTTGATCATTCCCAAGACGACAAAACCATGGAAGAAGTAGGTGATGAGTGTTTTACTGAGTTAATATCCAGATCATTGATTcaacaattgcacaatgactcTAGTGGGCAAACTTTTGTTTTGCATGACCTTGTTAATGATTTAGCTACGGCCGTATCTGGAAAAAGTTGTTATAGACTTGAATTTGGTGCTAAGAGCTATGAAAATGTGCGCTACTTGTCATATAATCAAGAAAGATGCGACACTTTCAAGAAGTTTAAGAATTTTTACCAATTCAAATGCTTGAGAAGCTTCATAGCCATTGACTTTAGGGGGTGGAAAGAATACTATTTATCAAGAAAGGTGGTTGATGATTTGCTACCCACATTTGCAAGGTTGCGCGTGTTATCGTTATCAAGATATGTAAACATTACCATGCTGCCGGATACAATTGACAACCTAGTGCAATTGCGCTATCTAGATCTCTCTCTCACTAATATCACAAGCTTGCCTGACACCATATGCAACCTCTACTACTTGCAAACCTTGATTTTATCTTGGTGCTCAAAACTCAAAGAATTGCCAGAACATATtggaaaattaattaatttgcgTCATCTTTATATTGATATGACAAGCATAATAGAGATGCCGAAGCAAATTGCTAAACTAGAAAACCTTCAAACTCTAACGGTTTTTGTTGTAGGCAAAAAAAATATTGGTTTAAGTGTCAAAGAGCTTGGGATGTTTCCTATGCTACGAGGaaaattattcatcaaaaacCTACAAAATGTCATTGATGTAATGGAGGCAAGTGATACCAATTTGAAGAGAAAAGAGCATATTGAGGAATTGACACTACAGTGGGGCGAGGAAGTTGATGACTCACTTAAAGTAAAAGAGGTGCTTAGTAAGTTACAACCATCACCAACTCTGAAGAAGCTTAGCATTGACTTATATGGTGGGACAAGTTTTCCAAGTTGGTTGGGAGATCCTTCATTTTCTAATATGGTGTCCCTTTGCATTGATAATTGTGTGAATTGCACGACACTTCCACCACTAGGGCAGCTACCTTCTCTTAAGGACTTGAAGATTGCTAGAATGACAATTTTGAAGACAATCGGGCAGGAGTTTTATGGCATGGTAGCAGGAGGTTCCAATTCTCCGTTCCAACCATTTTCTTCCCTTGAGAAGCTGGTAATTGAGGAAATGTCAAATTTGGAGGAATGGTATCCTTTTCAAGGCAGCATATTTCCTTTTCTCCGTCTTAAAAATCTGGAGTTATTTTACTGCCCTAAACTGAGGGGTCACCTGCCTAGTCAACTTCCTTCCATAGAAAAGATTGAAATGGATGGTTGTGATCATCTCTTGGCAACACCACCTACTCAACATTGGCTCTCCTCAATAAAAAAGATATATATTGTGGGAGATTCGAATTCAGAAAGCAATACTGAATGGACCGAATGCTCATTGCTTGGGAGTGATTGTCCATGTCTATTGCAAGAAATAGATATAACGAGCTGTCATATGATAAAATCTGTACCTAAAATGGTTATTAACAGCACCTGTCTTCAACAGTTGACTCTCCATGGTATTAGTTCTCTCACTGCGTTTCCAACAAATGGTTTACCCAGTTCTTTGCAATCACTTGATATTGGCGAGTGTGAGAATTTAACATTCCTACCTCCCGAAACATGGAGCAACTACACATCACTTGTATCTCTTCATTTAGACAATAGCTGCAATTCACTTACCTCATTCCCATTGAACTGTTTTCCTATGCTCCAAAATCTTTCCATCAGTAAATGTAGGAGTTTGGaatctatttttatttcaaaaacatCCTCTTGTAGCTTGTCAACCCTCAAATCATTTTATGTCAATGATTGTGAAACACTTAGATCGCTGCCTCAACGGATGGACACCCTTACCGCTCTTGAAAATATATTTCTCTGCAATCTTCCAAATTTGAATTTATCATTATGTGAAGGAGCTTTCCTACCTCCTAGTTTACAATCCATTGCTGTTGATTCTGTGAGAGTAACAAAGCCGGTAACAGAGTGGGGTCTCCATGGTCTTACTGCTCTTTCATTATTGTATATCAAAGGTGATGATATTGTTAACATGTTGCTCAAGGAGTCGTTGTTGCCTATTTCTCTTGTGAATCTAGAGATCACTAATCTCTCTGAAATGAAATTCTTAGAAGGAAATGGACTTCGACACCTCTCCTCTCTAGAAGGGCTTTACCTTTATCATTGTTCAGAGCTTGTGTCAGTATCAGAAAAAATCTTTCCCTCCTCGCTGAAAATACTCTATTTCGAGGATTGTCCAAAACTAGAGTCATTGCCAGAAGACAGCCTCCCTCCCTCTTTAGAGCATTTGTTCATTAGAGATTGTCCATTGTTAGAAGAAAGATATAAAAGGAAGGAACATTGGTCCAAAATTGCTCACATCCCAGTCATAAGAATAAATGACCAAGTCACAATATGA